The following is a genomic window from Pseudomonadota bacterium.
CCATAGCCGAGCTATGGCTGCATTTGACCAACGCCGCGATGGCGCCCGTGCTACTCGCCCTTCGGGTCTGCCCAGGGGCAGCGTCCGCGGCGTTGCATCGCTTGCCAATGGCGATGCCATTGGCTGCGCGACGCGCCTTGCTGACGCTGCCCCTACACAGACGGAGCGTTACCTAATTTGCCAAGCGGCCCACTAGGGTGCCGCGAGCACCTCCTCGCGCGCGGGCATGGAGCGAACCACCACGCCGTGACCATCCGTACTCACACGGGCGTAAGCCTTAGCACGTACTGCGCCAGGGTCGACGACCACGGGCACGGCGAATCCACGCATGCGACGCGCTCCCCAGTCATCGACGGTGCTCACCACGATGTTCAGGTATCGGCGCGAGGCGAGCGTGGGCGTTACCAGGATCTGCTCGCTCCAATGCTCTCGGGCAAGTCGGTGCCCGATGGCAAAGTCTGCTGACTGCACCTCTAGACCCTCTTCACCGATTAGCTTGACCTCAGCCGAGAGCCCCGTGAGGGCACGGAAATCGAGATGTATGGCCACGGGCTCGCCGAGGGTCGGGGGTGCCGCCAACCGCCAGCTCAAGGAGATCGGCGCCTTGCTGGCGAAGGCCGTGGCCGGTAGGTGGCTGTGCGCGTACTTGCCGAACGCGGGGTGGCTCGTCCCCTCCAGCAAGGCAGACGGATAGTCCGCATCCTCGGCGCCGAGCATCGGCTCAGCGGCGAGGCCCGGAATTGACACCAGCAGCGCCAACGCCAGCACGAGGCAGGGGCTTGTGACATCTGCGTTCATAACACTCTCCTAGCTGATGGCAACGGACACATCGAGGCAGGCGCGCCCACTTGGCACACCGCTGCCCAAATTGGTGAACACGAAGCTCGCTTCGTAGACCTCTACTAGGTAACGCCCTGGCGCCAACACGGGCGTTGTCATCGTCTCTTGGCCATTCAGCTCGAGCTGAGAGATGGCCAGGAATCCACGTTGCCAAAGGACGATGTCAGGGTCGGAACCGGCGGGACCCGTTACCCGCACCTCGTAGCGTGCGGATGTCGTGACGTCGAAGCGTAGGAAGCGTCGGTTGGACAGCTTGTTGAAGTCACCGAAGTTATCAATTGAGCAAACGGTTTGCGCTGGTCCGCCAACGGTGAGCTCCGTGTACACAGGCAGCACATCCGCGTTGCCCGCGTCGTTAGTCTCCGTACTCGCGAAGGGCTCGATGGTGGCACTCACTATATTCTGAGCGGCTACCACGGCATCGATCGACGCCGCATCCGCCGGGCGCGCGATCTTGAGCGCATCGATGTAGCTGAATACGGTGGTGAAGGCGTCGCTGTCGCGCTGAGTGCCGATCAGGACGTCGTAGAGCGGCTGGAATCCAAGGGCGATGTTGTCGACACCATCGTCATCTGCATCGAACAGATCGTAGAGGATCGACTGGGCCGAACCCTCGCTGTACCACCCAGGGTTGGCGTTGTTGTTGCGATCGACGTCGATCGTGAAGCCGAGCGACTGATCGTTGCCAAAGGAGTCCTGGGTTACCGGATCGCCCAACGCGATTCCCGCCCAGGCGTAGCCGAAGCCTTCGCTGAAAGCCACGCGGGGGTCGAGGATGTCTGCCGTCGTGTGCGGGCCGCCGACGCTGTCGGCGCGCGAGAGCGTGTCTTCGAAGAAGTGACCGAACTCATGAACCACGACATGACCGTCGTACTCATCCGTGTCGTTGTCCTCCGCGCCCAGCACGAAGATCTCGTTTGCGCTGTAGAAGGTGGTCCCGATCTCACCGTTGGCACGATTGCCGGACACGGGACGATTGTCAGGGCTCCAATTGACCGTCAGGGCTTCGAAGCTGACGTCAGGGTCCACGGCGAGCACGGCCAGGCGGGCCTCATTGACCGAGTCGAGGATGGCGAAAGGGCCCGCCGCGCGGGCGCTGGCGTAGGAGAAGCCGTTCCAACCCGTCTGCGCCGTCAAGTTGCGCACGGAGTCGGCGTCGCCGCTGCTCGCCACGGCCCCGTCCAGCACGTACAGCGCACCGTTGCTGGTGTTGTCCACGACCTTGAAATTCCAGCGTCCGCCTGGATCGACCATCTCAGCACGGGCGCGGATGAACAGCTGCGTCTGTCCTGGTACGACGATGGCGTAGTCGCCAGCGTCGTCCGTGCGCGTGGTCTCGAGCACCGTGCCGCCACCGTCGACCGCCTGCACCACCGCCTGGCGCACGGGCGCGTCGAAGGTGGCACCGTAGTCGAGCGGGCCTGTTCCCAAGTGGGGGACGCGCTCGAATTGGATCTTGCCGCTGATCGTCACATCGGGGACGTTCCCGCCTCCGCCTCCGCCTCCCGTGCCGCCACCACCACCAGGGTCGCCACCGCCACTATTCCCGCCGCCGCCACAAGCCGTGAGGCCCAGCGCGGCCGTCATCAGTAGGCAGAGGAGGATCCCAGGTCGGGCGACCCTTCCGTCGACTGCTCTCATAGGTTGGTCTCCAGCTCAGCCATTGTTCACAGCATGCCGTGACTTATGCACGGATCCCGCACGAGTGCCGTGGCACAGTTTGCGGTTGGCGAAACCGCCGGGATGGAACCCGACGCTACCTTGGGGCTAGTTTGGCGCGCCAAGGCTGAACTGGCCCTGAAGCGCGCCGACTTGTGGCGCTGCTATTATCGCGCCGGCGGGGGATCCCCTAGCAAGCAGGATCCCTCAGTCACCTCCCAACAGCAGCCTCGAGTCGAGAACCTAATGAGCAACGCGATACTCGTGACCGGCGGAGCCGGCTACATCGGCAGCCACGTGGTGCGCCAGCTCGGCGAGCGCGGCGAACGTACGGTCACCCTGGACGACCTCGCCACCGGCTTTAGCGATGCCGTTCTATACGGCTCGCTGGTGGAAGGCAACACCGGTGACCGCGAACTGGTGATGCACCTCCTCGACGAACACCAGGTGGACGCCGTCATGCACTTCGCCGCTTTCACCATCGTGCCGGAGAGCGTCGCAGATCCCCTGCGCTACTACCAGAACAATACGGCTGCCACATTGAACATGCTGCGCTGTTGCCGCGAAGTGGGCGTGCGACGTTTCATCTTCTCCTCCACCGCTGCCGTCTACGGCACACCCGCTTCCGGCGTTTGCGAGGAAACCGATCCGACCGCCCCTATCAACCCCTACGGCAGCTCAAAGTTGATGAGCGAGTGGATGCTGCGCGACCTGTCTGCTGCGGGCGACATTGACTACGTGGCCCTGCGCTACTTCAACGTTGCTGGCTGTGATCCTGGGCAACGCATCGGCCAATCGACGCGCAAGGCAACACTGCTCACCAAGGTGACGTGTGAGGTAGCTGCTGGCGTGCGCGACCACGTCAAGATCTTCGGCACGGACTACGACACGCCGGACGGCACCGGCGTGCGTGACTACATTCATGTGGAAGACCTCGCCGATGCCCACGTGCGAGCCCTCGATCACCTGCGCGGTGGCGGTGACTCGCTCACCCTCAACTGTGGCTACGGTCGCGGATTCAGCGTGCGCGAGGTGATCGATGCCGTGGCTCGCGCCCACGGCAGCCCCCTCAAGGTGATCGAGGAAGGTCGCCGTGCCGGCGATCCACCCACGCTGATCGCCCGCGCTGATCGCATACGCGACGTGCTCCAGTGGAGCCCGCGCTACGATGATCTCGACGTCATCGTGCGCACCGCGCTCGCCTGGGAGCACAAGCTGAAGGAGCTACGTAACTCATGAGCCATACTGGCCTGATTCACGGGCTACTGCTCGACGCTGCGGCCCGTTGGCCGCAGGCAAGCGCGGTGTTGCACGGCAAGCGAGAGCAACGATACGTCGAGCTGGCGAACGACGCGCGCGCCGTAGCGAACGGGCTGATGGCCCACGGACTGGAGCGCCAGCAGCGCGTTGCCGTCTACCTGCCCAAGCAGCTGGAGACCGTGGCCAGCCTGTTCGGCGCAGCGACCGCCGGCGGCGTGTTCGTGCCCATCAATCCGGTGCTCAAGCCACCGCAGATCGCGCATATCCTCAACGACTGTGACGTGCGGGTGCTGATTACCGCCAAGTCCCGCCTGCGCCAGCTCTCGACCACACTAGCCGACTGCCCAGCCCTGCGCCTGGTCGTGCTCACGGACGCCAAAGCGGACGAGGCGCTCGAGCCGCTAGGCGACTGCCCGGTGATCGGCTGGCCGGCGCTTATCGACGCCCCCCCAGCCACGCCCCATCGGGTGATCGATCGAGACGTGGCCGCGATCCTCTACACTAGCGGCAGTACGGGCAAGCCCAAGGGCGTCGTGCTGTCTCACGCCAACATGGTGGCGGGCGCCATGAGCGTAGCAGAGTACCTGGAGAACACCGCGGAGGACCGCCTCCTGGCCGCCCTGCCCTTCAGTTTCGACTACGGCTTCAGCCAGCTCACCACGGCCTTCAGCCGCGGCGCCAGTGTCGTGTTGCTGGACTACCTGATGCCGCGCGACGTAGTACGCGCCATCGAGCAGCACGGGGTAACAGGTCTAGCCGCCGTTCCGCCCCTGTGGGTGCAACTGGCAGGGCTCGAGTGGCCCGACGCGGCGCGTCGTACGCTTCGCTATGCGACTAACTCCGGCGGCGCCATGCCAAAGCGCACCCTCGCCGCCTTACGCGAGTCTCTACCTAACACTAGCTTCTACCTAATGTACGGACTTACTGAGGCTTTCCGGTCCACCTACCTGCCGCCGGATCAGGTGGACGCGCGACCCGACTCGATCGGTCGTGCCATCCCGAATGCCGAAGTGATGGTACTGCGTCCCGATGGCACTCCCTGCGATCGTGACGAACCTGGCGAGCTCGTGCACCGCGGCGCCCTCGTATCCCTCGGCTACTGGAACGACCCCGAGCGCACGGCACGCCGATTCAAGGCCTTGCCCACCAGCAACGGCTCGCCGCTAGAGGAGATGGCCGTCTGGTCTGGCGATACGGTGCGCATGGACGTGGAGGGCTACCTCTACTTTGTCGGCCGCCAAGACGACATGATCAAAACCTCCGGCTACCGCGTAAGTCCGGCGGAGGTGGAAGAGGAGGCCTACGGCTCCGGTGCCGTCGCCGAAGCAGCCGCCGTTGGCGTGAGCCACCCAGAGGCGGGGCAGGCGATCGTCCTTATCTGCGTGGCCAAGCAGAACGCACAGCCCGAGGAAAGCGAAGCGGCACTGCGCAGCCACTTGCAGGGCCGCCTACCGAACTTTATGCAACCTGCTGCCGTGGCCTGGGTTGACGGTCTACCGCGCAACCCCAACGGCAAGCTCGACCGCACCCAGCTGACAAGCACCTACGCCAAGCAGTTCCACGAGGATGGCGAATGAGCGAAGCGAAAAAGAAGGCTCCACCGGCGCACGCCGAGCATCCGTTCTTCCACAGCGGCGCAGCCAACGGTTTTTTGGAGGTGGATGGGCGCCCCCTGGACCTGCTGGTAGAAGAGGCCGGCGGCACGCCGCTGTTTATCTACTCGCGAAGCGCGATGGCGGCGCGCGTGAAGGCTTTGCGCGACACGATGCCAAAAGCACTGCATCTGCACTACGCCATGAAGGCCAATCCGATGCCCGCCGTGGTCGGCTACATGGCGGGTCTGGTGGACGGCCTCGACGTCGCCTCCGGCGCCGAGCTGCGGGTTGCCCTTGACGCGGGGATGCCCGCGGAACGGATAAGCTTCGCGGGCCCGGGCAAGCAGGAAGGTGAGCTAACGCAAGCTATCGCCGCCGGCGCCACCATCAATCTCGAGTCCGAAACAGAGATGCGGCGCGCGGCCGCCATCGCCGAGCGCCTCGACATGCCGGCCAAGGTGGCCGTGCGCGTCAATCCGGATTTTCAGCTGAAGACTTCAGGGATGAAGATGGGCGGCGGCTCGCAGCAGTTTGGGGTCGATGCCGAACGCGTGCCCGAGATGCTGCGGGAGGCGGCCAGCCTACCGGTTCAGTTCACTGGCCTGCACATTTACAGCGGCTCCCAGAACCTGCGTGCCGACGCCATCATCGAGTCTCAGACCAAGACCCTCGCCCTCGCCGCGCAGCTCGCTGACGCAGCGCCTGCCCCGATCACCCACGTCAACATCGGCGGCGGCTTGGGTGTTCCTTACTTTCCGGGGGAATCACCCCTCGATCTCGACGCGGTGGGCGAGGCGTTGGGGCGCACGATGGCAGATCTCCCAGCGCCCCTGCGCGAGTGCCAGATCATCATGGAGCTGGGACGATTCCTCGTGGGCGAGGCCGGCCTGTACGTGTGCCGGGTGGTCGACCGAAAGATATCCCGAGGACACCCGTTCCTGATCACCGACGGCGGCCTGCACCACCAGCTCGCCGCCTCCGGCAACTTCGGTCAAGTGCTGCGCAAGAACTATCCGGTGCTTGTCGCCTCGCGCATGCACGAACAAGCGCGCGAGGTGCAGTCCGTGGTGGGCCCCCTCTGCACGCCTCTGGATCTGCTGGGCGACCGCATGGCACTGCCGCCGGCCCAAGAGGGGGATCTGGTGGTCGTGCTCCAATCCGGTGCCTACGGCCCAACCGCCTCGCCCAGCGCTTTCCTATCGCACCCGGGCGCTCGAGAGATGCTGGTGTAGGAGAGTGCCCCTTAGCGGGGGTCGTGCGGATCCTGAGACATAGTGTCGGGATCCGCCGAGGGACCGAGATCCAGGGCTAGCACCAGTGCGTCCTCACGTCCGTGGGGTGCCTTGTAGTAGGCCGTACGCCGGCCGATCGTGCGAAAGCCGAGCGAGTCATACAGGCCGCGAGCGGCGTGGTTAGTTGGCCGCACCTCCAGAAACAGGCGCGTCGCGTTGAGCAGCGCCGCCTCGGCTATGACCTTATCAAGGAGCTTGCGACCATAGCCCCGAGCACGCGAGTCCACACCGACGCACAGGTTCAATAGGTGCGCCTCACCCACCGCCACGCTCATGATGGAGTAACCGTGCGCCACGCCGCCTTGCTCCGCCACGCGGCAGCAGTAGCCCACGCGCAGGCAGTCACGAAAGATGGACTGGCTCCACGGGTACTGGTAGGCGCCCTTCTCGAGCGCCCACACCGCGGGCAGATCGTCCTCGCTCATGGCGCGAACGATTGCCGAGGCCTCTGCGCTGGCCGCACTCATGCACTGAGCTCCATGATCAGGCGCAGGTCCTCCCACGCCTTGCGTTTCTCGCCGGGACTGCGAAGCAGATAGGCCGGATGGTAGGTCACCACCAACGGCACCGGGCCGCTGTCAGTTTGCCACTGATGGGCGCGTCCGCGAAGCCGACCAAGAGGCGTATCGACGCCCAGCAGGCGTTGGGCGGCGATACGCCCCAGGGCGATGATGACTTTCGGTCGTATAAGGGCGATCTGTCGCTGCAAGTAGGGGGCGCACTGGGCGGCCTCGTCGGCGCTCGGATCACGGTTGTTGGGCGGACGGCACTTGAGCACATTGGCGATGAAGACTGCCTGGCGCTCGCGTCCGGTGGCGTGCAGCATGGCATTGAGCAAATGACCGGCGCGGCCGACGAAGGGCTCGCCCTGGCGGTCCTCCTGCGCACCGGGGGCCTCTCCAACGAACATCCAGTCGGCCTGAAGACTGCCGACGCCGAACACCGTGTTGGCACGCGTGCGGTGCAGGCCACAGCGCTGGCAACCGGCCACCGTGGCGCGCAGGGCATCCACGTCCATGGCCTCGACGTCGATCGTGTCCGCAAGCGGCGGGGGAGCGGGAGCGGGGGCCGGCACGGCTCCAGCGGGCGCCGACGCGGGAGCAGCCGGGGCTGCCTCCGAGTCTCGCGCGCGCCTCTCGCCGGCCTCGGCGCTCTCGCCCGCCGCTCGCAAGGTCCAGCGCTCGATCCCCATCAGCGCGAGTGCGCGACGGGCGCGTCGGTCCAACCCCACCGCCATATCTCCCCAGCCTTACCTGCAACGGCGCTCAGGGTACCGCCCACATCGACGGTACCGCCATCCCCGGCACCGCCCCCGGACCCTAAGCGGGTAGAATCCCCTAAATTTTGCGCCGGTCGCCGCCGGCGCACGCCTTGACGCCACGCCTCGCGTGGCCAACTCGAAGGACCGTAGATCGTGCGACTCTCTACCCTGCCCCTGCAGACCGCCCGCGAGGCGCCGGCCGACGCGGAGATCATCAGCCACCAGCTGATGCTGCGCGCGGGGCTGATCCGCAAGCTGGCCGCGGGCCTGTACTCCTGGATGCCGCTCGGCTTGGCCGTGCTGCGTCGGGTCACCCAAGTCGTGCGAGAGGAGATGGACGCAGCTGGCGCTCACGAGCTGCTGCTGCCCTCAGTCCACCCCATGGAGCTGTGGCAGGAAACCGGTCGCTGGGACCAGATGGGGCGCGAGCTACTGCGCCTGCAGGACCGCCACGAACGTTGGTTTTGCTACGGACCGACGCACGAGGAGGTGATTACGGATATCGTTCGCCGCGAGATCCTTAGCTATCGCCAATTGCCCGTCACCTACTACCAGGTGCAGACGAAGTTTCGCGATGAGATCCGTCCCCGCTTCGGCGTAATGCGCTCGCGGGAGTTCATCATGAAGGACGCCTACAGCTTTCACGTGGGTGCGCAGTCGCTAGGGGAGACTTACCAGCGTATGCATCAAGCCTACACGCAGGTATTCGAACGCCTCGGCCTGCGCTTTCGCGCGGTCACCGCCGACAGCGGCAACATTGGCGGCGCCGTGTCGCACGAATTCCACGTACTGGCCGATTCCGGCGAGGACGCGATCGCGGTCAGCGACGAAGGCCCCTTCGCGTCGAACGTCGAGCTCGCCCCGGCCCCCACCCCCAGCACGCCCCGCCCCGCCCCGGGCGCGGACATGAGCAAGGTGCACACGCCCGGCGCACGGACGATCGATGCGCTTACCGAGCAGCTCGGCATCGCCGCTTCAACATGTGTCAAGACCCTACTTGTCGAGGGCAGCGAAGACGGTGGGCTGGTCGCACTCTTGGTGCGCGGAGATCACGAGCTGAACGCGGTCAAGGCGCAACAGCTAGACGCTGTCGCATCGCCCCTGCGCATGGCCTCACCCGAGGCTATCCAGCGAGCAGCCGCCTGCCCGCCCGGATACCTCGGCCCGGTCGGTCTGACCTGCCCCATCATCGCTGACCACGACGTGCTCGCTATGGGCGACTTCGTCTGTGGCGCGAACGAGAAGGAGCAACATCTGACTGGGGTGAACTTCGGCCGCGACCTACCCGACCCGAAGGGCGCTGATCTGCGCAACGTCGTCACAGGCGATGTGAGCCCGGACGGCGTCGGCACGTTGGAGATCGTGCGCGGCATCGAGGTGGGCCACATCTTCCAGCTCGGGGACAAGTACAGTACGGCGATGGGCGCCGCCGTCCCGGACGAGAGCGGCGAGCAGCAAACGCTCCAGATGGGCTGCTACGGCATAGGCATTACGCGCATCGTCGCCGCGGCCGTCGAGCAAAACCATGACGAGCGCGGCATCATCTGGCCGGCAGCGCTCGCCCCCTACCAGGTGGCCTTGGTGCCGCTCAACGCGCACAAATCCTACCGCGTGCGCGAAGCGGCCGATGCCTTGTACGAGCGCTTGGGCGAGGCGGGCTTCGAGGTCCTGCTCGATGATCGCGACGCCCGCCCCGGCGTAAAGTTCGCCGACATGGACCTCATCGGCATCCCCTGGCGCGTGGTGATCTCCGAGCGCGGCTTAGACGCCGGCACCCTTGAGCTCAAAGACCGGGCGGCCGCTGAGCCGGAGCACGTTGCAGACAGCGACCTGATCGAACGCCTGCGCGCGGCACTCGGCCGTTAACCTGAGATTCTCGAAGCTTGCCCCCATCATTTGCGCACAGGGTAGGAGGAGTGGGTCAGCCTCGTGTGAGCGATGGGCGCGCCACAGCATCTTCCCGATGGGCACTCGCCGCACTTGCGGCGCTCCTCGCGGGCTCCCTCGCGCCAGCCCAGCCTTCCGACACGCAGTCGCCAGACCCTGCGCTGCGGCGACTGCTCGTCGACGCGGTCAACGATGCCGAGAGCTTCCGCGATCGTTTCGATGCGGAAGTGTGGCTGGTGGACATGTCGACACGCCTCTCGCGAAAGCTGCCCGACACCAAGGAGCGACTCGAACTGCTCAAGCTAGTGCATGCGGAAGCCGCCCGGGTCGATCTTGCGCCTGAGTTGGTGCTGGCAGTGATCGATGTGGAAAGCAACTTCGATCGCTACGCCATCTCCAGCGCCGGTGCGCGCGGACTCATGCAGATCATGCCCTTTTGGTTGGATGAGATCGGTCGCCCCGATGACAACCTCTTCAAGGTACCGACCAACCTGCGCTACGGCTGCACGATCCTGCGCTACTACTACGACATGGAGAAAGGAGACCTAATCCGCGCCCTAGCGCGCTACAACGGCAGCCTCGGCCGGCGCACCTACCCGTACAAGGTGCTAGATCGTCTGCGCTCCCGCTGGTATCGACTCTAACGCTATCCGGCACTAAAGCCGCCGGGCACGCCGTCCTCGCCTAGGCGGATCTCCTCAACCTGCACCGCCTCCACGCGGGCGAGCAGGGGCCCGCGGTGCAGCCATTCGAGCAGACGGTCGAGGGCCTCAGGGTGGCCGCAGGCGAGCACTTCGACACGGCCATCGGGCAGGTTGTGGGCGTAACCTCGGATACCTAGGGCTTGAGCTTGGCGAGCGGTGCTGGCGCGGAAGGACACGCCCTGTACGCGACCGCTCACCCGCCAGCGCCGCACCTGATATGTGGACGACGAATGCTCAGGCGACACGCCAGAGGAGTCTCAGCGGTTTTCGGGGAGATTAGCCCGCGCGATGACCCGTGCCTCGACGGCGCGCGAGTGCGCGCTCACAGCATCCGTGCGAGCACCGCGGTAATCCTGCTCCTGCAGCTTCTCCTCGGCGCTCGCCAGCAGCATTTGAGCAGCGTTGAGGCGAGCTGTAGCGTAGCGATCTGCGCCGGCGTCTTCGGCAGCCATGATCGCCTGACGCGCATCGCTGAGTTCCTGCACCGGCGGGGAGGAAGCGCAACCGACGGCCAAACCAGCCACGACTCCGGCCATCGCCGCCAAGGTGATACGTCTCATCATTCTTGTCTTCGCGTGCGTCTACCGACTGTTCGACGTTAGCAGCGGCTCAAACTACCCGTCAAGCAGGGCCGAAGGGAGACTTCAATTGTCGTGCATTCGCAGCATGTCGCGTACGAAGGGCACAGTGAGCCGGCGCTGCTCCACCAGCGAAGCCTCGTCGAGTCCGTCCAGGAGTGCACACAGGGAGTGCATATCGCGGCGTGCACGGCGCAGCAACCAGCTGACCGTCTCCTCGGGCAACTCCAGCCCTCGGGCGGCGGCGCGCAGACGTAAAGCCGCGCCGGCCGCCTCGTCATCCGGCGCCTGCAAACTGGCATGTAGCCCCGACCGCAGGCGCGAGGCCAGATCGGCCAGCTGCGGCCCGCGCGCCGACAGGGGTTGTCGTGCGGCGAGCAGCAAACGCCCGCCTCGCCGCTGCAAATCGTTGTACAGACGCATCAATGCCACTTCGGACTGGTGGTCCCCGAATGCGCCATCCACCCGATCCAAAACGACCAAGGCCAACTGTCCCCAACCCTCCAGAGCTGTCGTCAGACGCACCGAGGGGAGATCGCCAAGGGAGAGGTACCCGCACGGACGCGTCCCACCGCCTGCCCTGTCCTGTCCTGCACTGAAGCGTGCACAGGCGGCCTGCAACAGGTGGGTCTTGCCGCTTGCCGATGGGCCTGACAGCACCAGGCTGATGCCATCGATCCCGGCGTCGACAAACGCCACCAGGCGCTCCAGGGTCGCGCCATTCGCACCGGGGTGGAAGGTGTCGAGCGTCGCGTGATCGGCCAGGCGTACGCCGAGCGGCAGTTGGCGCATCGTCTCAGCCTCCCGATGCCCTCTCGCCGAGCAGCTCAGCGAGACCCCGCACCATCACCGGTCAGACCCTGGGCCGGAAGTGACAGCCCGGGGGTCATGGTGACCGGTGCGCTCTGATAGTCGAAGCGTAGCGTATCGGGCAGTACCCCACGACCATCGTTCGTGGGAACGAGGAAATCCGATAGCTGCAGCAAGCGTTCGAGCTTGGCTGGCTCGTAGCGTGTCGTCAGCGACAGCATCAGCCGCCCGGCGCGCGCCTGGCGCAGGTCCACCCGTTGCACCAGGTCCAGCCGTCGCAGATAGGCGAGGGTGCGCTCGTAGGCAGTGGCGTTAGCGACTCCGTTTAGCTCCAAGGCCACCTGGCGCACGCCGATGGCCGCGTAGGCGGCGTAGCGCGAAGCCAACACATCGGCGAGGTACTCGGGACCGGACTCCAGTCCGCCAATCCAGGGCTGGGACTGCGCGTCGGCGAACAGCTGCCAACGCACCTGCCAGATACCGTTGGTCGTTCGATCGCCCTCGCCCATGAGAATCACGTCGGCGCCCAGGCCACCGGCTAGCACCTGGGCCGGATGAGTGGCGTCGTCCGCAGTCGGTAGCACGGCGGTGGCACCCGGGCGATCGAAGCGTGGGGCGTCGTCCGCTGGCGCGGCGTCCAACGGCGTATCGGCGAGCGCCGCTTGCGTGGGCAACAGGAGCGGTAGGCCGCGGCGATCGGCCGCGCCAAACAAGCTAGCGGGCACCTCGCCCTCATCCTCGCTCGTCAGGTAGCGCACACGCCAGGCGATGCCAGCGCCGCGCACGGGTGCCCCAGGGCCCGGCGCCTGCAGATCGCTCTCGAGCGCGTCGGGCGGCAATTTGAGCAGCACCAGAACATGCGGCCGATCGTCATCCCAGTACGGCAGACCAGCCGCGAGTACGGCTTCGCGGGTAGCAGCCTCATCGAACACGTAGCGCAGCGTTCGGCGAGAGCTGAAACCCTGTTGCTGCACCAGTTGCTCAGCCTGCGCCAACACTGGGGCGACCAGTGCCGAGCCCGTCACCTCGGCGAGGCCAGTCACCTTGACCAGAACCGCGGCAAGGGCGCGCTGGGCCGTCGCTTGCGACGCCGCTCGCTCCCCGGCGATCAGATCGATCGACACGCCGTAGAGATCATCGACCGTGGAGGCGGAGCCCAGCAACGGGGCGAACATCATCACCCAAGCGAGCCACGCACGCCCGATACTCGATGCTCGCTGGGAAAACGGATAAGCACCGTCCCAGTCGGTGCCACGGCGCTCTGTCGCACATGATGTCTCGCGCATGATTTGGTGACTTCCGCGAAGGTGAGCTGGGAACCGCCAGGTGCGGGCGCTTGGGACAGCCTCCGGTGGCGCGCGCGGGCGAGAACATACCACAGCGACGCCCACACCCTGCTGCTCGCCGCGCGCCGTGCGACAATCGCCGGCGCAACGGTGCCGACAGGCCGCCCAAAGGA
Proteins encoded in this region:
- a CDS encoding lytic transglycosylase domain-containing protein, which codes for MSDGRATASSRWALAALAALLAGSLAPAQPSDTQSPDPALRRLLVDAVNDAESFRDRFDAEVWLVDMSTRLSRKLPDTKERLELLKLVHAEAARVDLAPELVLAVIDVESNFDRYAISSAGARGLMQIMPFWLDEIGRPDDNLFKVPTNLRYGCTILRYYYDMEKGDLIRALARYNGSLGRRTYPYKVLDRLRSRWYRL
- a CDS encoding acylphosphatase; protein product: MSPEHSSSTYQVRRWRVSGRVQGVSFRASTARQAQALGIRGYAHNLPDGRVEVLACGHPEALDRLLEWLHRGPLLARVEAVQVEEIRLGEDGVPGGFSAG
- a CDS encoding DUF4398 domain-containing protein, which translates into the protein MMRRITLAAMAGVVAGLAVGCASSPPVQELSDARQAIMAAEDAGADRYATARLNAAQMLLASAEEKLQEQDYRGARTDAVSAHSRAVEARVIARANLPENR
- the hda gene encoding DnaA regulatory inactivator Hda, translating into MRQLPLGVRLADHATLDTFHPGANGATLERLVAFVDAGIDGISLVLSGPSASGKTHLLQAACARFSAGQDRAGGGTRPCGYLSLGDLPSVRLTTALEGWGQLALVVLDRVDGAFGDHQSEVALMRLYNDLQRRGGRLLLAARQPLSARGPQLADLASRLRSGLHASLQAPDDEAAGAALRLRAAARGLELPEETVSWLLRRARRDMHSLCALLDGLDEASLVEQRRLTVPFVRDMLRMHDN
- a CDS encoding DUF2066 domain-containing protein, coding for MRETSCATERRGTDWDGAYPFSQRASSIGRAWLAWVMMFAPLLGSASTVDDLYGVSIDLIAGERAASQATAQRALAAVLVKVTGLAEVTGSALVAPVLAQAEQLVQQQGFSSRRTLRYVFDEAATREAVLAAGLPYWDDDRPHVLVLLKLPPDALESDLQAPGPGAPVRGAGIAWRVRYLTSEDEGEVPASLFGAADRRGLPLLLPTQAALADTPLDAAPADDAPRFDRPGATAVLPTADDATHPAQVLAGGLGADVILMGEGDRTTNGIWQVRWQLFADAQSQPWIGGLESGPEYLADVLASRYAAYAAIGVRQVALELNGVANATAYERTLAYLRRLDLVQRVDLRQARAGRLMLSLTTRYEPAKLERLLQLSDFLVPTNDGRGVLPDTLRFDYQSAPVTMTPGLSLPAQGLTGDGAGSR